The bacterium genome contains the following window.
GCTGTGCCGCTGTACCAGCAGCTGGGAGATCAGGTTGCATCCGCCCGCGCAGAAGCCGGCGGCGAGAAACATCGCGGCAAGCGGGGGCCAGCTTCGAAGCGTGGGGACGATGGCAAACCCGAGGCCGGTGCCGGCGATGCCAAGCGCGGCGAGGCGCTCCAGGTGTGCGGAGGCGCCGACCACGGCGCGCGACACGAAGCTCGCGCCCAGCATCCCCGCGGCGAGGATCATGACAAGGAGGCCGATACCCTGCTCGCCATATCGCAGCCGCGATAGATAGACGGGGAAGAAGGAGGCGGCCAACGCCATCGTCCCCCCCGTCACAAACGAACAGGCCGCCGCCAACCAGAGGGGCCCCAAGTTGAAATTAAGGGATGCCGCCCACGCGGCGGGCCGGCCGCCCGAGCCCGGGTCAGGCGGCGTGGTCAGCGACGTTAATGAGGAGGTGAGCGTCAGGTAGAGGAGCGCGAACCCGATGACGACGAGAAAGGCTCCCCGATAGCCGAGGGCGGCCGCGAATACCCCAGCGCCGCTCATCCCCAAAAGCATCCCCAAATTTGACGCGCCATTGAACAGACTCAAGTGCTGTCCGCGCATCAGGGGCAGCTTGCTTACGTAGGTCTGCCCCACGGTCCAGAAGACCGCGCGGCCCACGCCCTGGAGGAGTTGAGCGCCCACCAATGCCGCAAGCCCAAACGAGGTCGAGAGCAGCAGGCCGATGGCCGCGGCGAGATAGAAGAGCCCGCCGATTCGCAGGATCCTCGTTTCGCCGTGGTAATCGGAAAGCCGGCCAAACGTGAGGCGCAGCGTGACATTGGCGATGGAGGGGAGGGCGGCCAAGATGCCGATGACCAGGCCCGGATATCCGAGGTGCAGGGCGTACAGAGGCACGAGCAGTTGGACGGTGGCATTGTTGAAGGCGAAGACAAGGGCGATCCAATGGATCATCAATCCCGCTGTGGCGAGGGGTCGCGGTTTAGGCGGCGCTCTCCTCAGCCCGACGGATGGGATCGCCGACCGCGATCGCTCCACCCTCGAGGATCTCGGTACGCAGCCCGGCCCGGTGCGCGTACGCGGTGATCACGCCGGCCTGCGTCTTGGATTCAAGGTAGGAACACGGCTCGCACAGCCGGATGCCGACACACAGGGTGGTCCCGACCCAAAACCGCTTCCCGACCAGGTCGTTCAGCGGGACGCCGGTCGTGAGGACGTTGCGCCGCGACTCCGCGGGGGCGAGGCGGATCCCGGTCTCGCGGGCCACCGCATCGAGGTCTTCCTGGGCGATGAGGGTGAGGTGCCGGCCGCCGCCCGGGTGCTGCGAATACGTGCCCGTCCCGGCGGCATAACGGTCGCCCTCGATCCCCTTCCCGGCCGTCGTCCGCACCTTCTCCA
Protein-coding sequences here:
- a CDS encoding MOSC domain-containing protein translates to EKVRTTAGKGIEGDRYAAGTGTYSQHPGGGRHLTLIAQEDLDAVARETGIRLAPAESRRNVLTTGVPLNDLVGKRFWVGTTLCVGIRLCEPCSYLESKTQAGVITAYAHRAGLRTEILEGGAIAVGDPIRRAEESAA
- a CDS encoding MFS transporter; protein product: MIHWIALVFAFNNATVQLLVPLYALHLGYPGLVIGILAALPSIANVTLRLTFGRLSDYHGETRILRIGGLFYLAAAIGLLLSTSFGLAALVGAQLLQGVGRAVFWTVGQTYVSKLPLMRGQHLSLFNGASNLGMLLGMSGAGVFAAALGYRGAFLVVIGFALLYLTLTSSLTSLTTPPDPGSGGRPAAWAASLNFNLGPLWLAAACSFVTGGTMALAASFFPVYLSRLRYGEQGIGLLVMILAAGMLGASFVSRAVVGASAHLERLAALGIAGTGLGFAIVPTLRSWPPLAAMFLAAGFCAGGCNLISQLLVQRHSAWNARGTAMASVGLFGNVALLVLPTTIGVALKWVSLERALVAAGLFMIILGSAVALGFRSAAPPIAVPVLDPHVPYRQRPLH